A DNA window from Sphingomonas changnyeongensis contains the following coding sequences:
- the clpB gene encoding ATP-dependent chaperone ClpB — MNLDKFTDRAKGFLQAAQTIAIRLSHQRITPEHLLKALLDDKEGMAAGLIRNAGGDPALALAETDAALARLPAVSGSGAQATPGLDNDAVRVLDQAEQVAQKAGDSFVTVERLLLALALSTTTAAGKALAKAGVGAEALNTAINALRGGRSADTASAEDRYDALKKFARDLTEAAREGKLDPVIGRDEEIRRTIQILARRTKNNPVLIGEPGTGKTAIAEGLALRIANGDVPDGIKDRRLMALDMGALIAGAKYRGEFEERLKGVLDEVRQAEGDIILFIDEMHTLIGAGKSEGAMDAGNLLKPALARGELHCIGATTLDEYRKYVEKDPALQRRFQPVFVDEPTVEDTISILRGLKEKYELHHGVRITDSAIVAAATLSNRYITDRFLPDKAIDLMDEAASRLRMEVESKPEEIETLDRRIIQLKIEREALKKESDQASRDRLAALETELAGLERQSADLTGRWQAEKEKIAGEARIKEQLDQARLQLEQAQRAGDLARAGELSYGIIPGLEKQLADAQSAAAGAMLREEVTADDIAGVVSRWTGIPVDRMLEGEREKLLQMESVLARRVIGQADAVRAVSTAVRRARAGLQDPNRPLGSFLFLGPTGVGKTELTKALAEFLFDDAAAMVRIDMSEFMEKHSVARLIGAPPGYVGYEEGGVLTEAVRRRPYQVVLFDEVEKAHGDVFNILLQVLDDGRLTDGQGRTVDFSNTLIILTSNLGSQFLSQVAEDEDVASVEPQVMEIVRGHFRPEFLNRLDEIILFHRLGQQHMGPIVDIQVGRVGRLLADRKIRLDLTDAARAWLGRVGYDPIYGARPLKRAVQRHLQDPLAEMILSGAVRDGATVKVDEGDGRLNLMVG, encoded by the coding sequence ATGAACCTCGACAAATTCACCGACCGGGCGAAGGGCTTTCTCCAGGCGGCGCAGACCATCGCCATCCGGCTGAGCCATCAGCGCATCACGCCCGAACATCTGCTGAAGGCGCTGCTCGACGACAAGGAGGGCATGGCCGCCGGGCTGATCCGCAATGCGGGCGGCGATCCGGCGCTGGCGCTTGCCGAAACCGATGCCGCGCTGGCCAGGCTACCCGCCGTCTCCGGCTCGGGCGCGCAGGCGACGCCGGGCCTCGACAATGATGCGGTGCGCGTGCTCGATCAGGCCGAACAGGTCGCGCAAAAGGCCGGCGACAGCTTTGTCACGGTGGAGCGGCTGCTGCTGGCGCTGGCGCTCTCCACGACCACTGCGGCGGGCAAGGCGCTCGCCAAGGCCGGAGTCGGGGCCGAGGCGCTCAACACGGCGATCAACGCGCTGCGCGGCGGGCGCAGCGCCGACACCGCATCGGCCGAGGACCGGTATGATGCGCTCAAGAAGTTCGCCCGCGACCTGACCGAGGCGGCGCGCGAGGGCAAGCTCGACCCGGTGATCGGCCGCGACGAGGAAATCCGCCGCACGATCCAGATCCTTGCCCGGCGGACCAAGAACAACCCGGTGCTGATCGGCGAACCGGGCACGGGCAAGACCGCGATCGCCGAAGGGCTGGCGCTGCGCATCGCCAATGGCGACGTGCCCGACGGGATCAAGGACCGGCGGCTGATGGCGCTCGACATGGGCGCGCTGATCGCCGGGGCCAAATATCGCGGCGAGTTCGAGGAACGGCTGAAGGGCGTGCTCGACGAGGTGCGCCAGGCCGAAGGCGACATCATCCTGTTCATCGACGAGATGCACACGCTGATCGGCGCGGGCAAATCGGAAGGCGCGATGGATGCCGGCAATCTTCTGAAGCCCGCGCTGGCCCGTGGCGAGCTGCACTGCATCGGCGCGACCACGCTCGATGAATATCGCAAATATGTCGAGAAGGACCCGGCGCTGCAGCGGCGTTTCCAGCCGGTGTTCGTCGATGAACCGACGGTCGAGGACACGATCTCGATCCTGCGCGGGCTGAAGGAGAAATATGAGCTGCACCACGGGGTGCGCATCACCGACAGCGCGATCGTGGCGGCGGCGACGCTGTCCAACCGCTACATCACCGACCGCTTCCTGCCCGACAAGGCGATCGACCTGATGGACGAGGCCGCCTCGCGCCTGCGCATGGAGGTGGAGAGCAAGCCCGAGGAGATCGAGACGCTCGACCGGCGCATCATCCAGCTCAAGATCGAACGCGAGGCGCTGAAGAAGGAAAGCGACCAGGCCTCGCGCGACCGGCTGGCGGCGCTCGAGACGGAACTGGCCGGGCTGGAACGCCAATCGGCGGACCTGACCGGCCGCTGGCAGGCGGAAAAGGAAAAGATCGCCGGCGAGGCGCGGATCAAGGAACAGCTCGACCAGGCGCGGCTGCAGCTTGAACAGGCGCAGCGCGCCGGCGACCTCGCCCGTGCCGGCGAGCTGAGCTATGGCATCATTCCGGGGCTGGAAAAGCAGCTTGCCGATGCCCAGTCGGCCGCCGCCGGGGCGATGCTGCGCGAGGAGGTGACCGCCGACGACATTGCCGGCGTCGTGTCGCGCTGGACCGGCATTCCGGTCGACCGGATGCTCGAGGGCGAACGCGAAAAGCTGCTGCAGATGGAAAGCGTGCTGGCCAGGCGCGTGATCGGTCAGGCCGATGCGGTGCGCGCGGTGTCGACCGCCGTGCGCCGCGCGCGCGCCGGGCTGCAGGATCCCAACCGCCCGCTCGGCTCCTTCCTGTTCCTCGGCCCGACCGGCGTCGGCAAGACCGAGCTGACCAAGGCGCTGGCCGAGTTTCTGTTCGACGATGCCGCCGCGATGGTGCGCATCGACATGTCGGAGTTCATGGAAAAGCATTCGGTCGCGCGGCTGATCGGCGCGCCGCCGGGCTATGTCGGCTATGAAGAAGGCGGCGTGCTGACCGAGGCGGTCCGGCGGCGGCCCTATCAGGTCGTGCTGTTCGACGAGGTCGAGAAGGCGCATGGCGATGTGTTCAACATCCTGCTGCAGGTGCTGGACGATGGCCGGCTGACCGACGGCCAGGGCCGCACCGTGGACTTTTCGAACACGCTCATCATCCTGACCTCGAACCTTGGCAGCCAGTTCCTGAGCCAGGTGGCCGAGGACGAGGATGTGGCGAGCGTGGAGCCGCAGGTGATGGAGATCGTGCGCGGGCATTTCCGCCCGGAATTCCTCAACCGGCTTGACGAGATCATCCTGTTCCACCGCCTCGGCCAGCAGCATATGGGGCCGATCGTCGACATCCAGGTCGGCCGGGTCGGCCGGCTGCTCGCGGACCGCAAGATCAGGCTCGACCTGACCGACGCGGCGCGCGCATGGCTGGGCCGGGTCGGCTATGACCCGATCTATGGTGCCCGCCCGCTCAAGCGCGCGGTGCAGCGCCATCTGCAGGATCCGCTTGCCGAAATGATCCTGAGCGGCGCGGTGCGCGACGGCGCAACGGTGAAGGTCGATGAAGGCGACGGGCGGCTGAACCTGATGGTGGGCTGA
- a CDS encoding M28 family metallopeptidase, with the protein MPIRRLALAMTSAAALMAAFTPASAAEPEFTAERFRSHVDFLASDLLEGRDTGSRGYDIAASYVANQFAGLGLVPAGEGTGAAGWYQNVPFVTALRADAPTLSIGGVSFDAAKQAAIGPSTLAEAQTLTAQAVFVGFGLDAPAAGFDDYRGLDVRGKYVVVLAGSPKGTPSEIGAHLNSMKARFAQDRGARGIITLRTLADQKRYGFDVLAHRAGEKSIGWAQPDGKAFALAPGIEIAATLDTAPAEALFAGARRTLADVLAEADKQGGRPRGFALKPEVSITRRTSLGKLSSTNVIGMIPGSDPALANEYVLLTAHLDHVGTDPARKGDQIFNGAMDNATGVATLIEVARAFVTSGVKPRRPILLAALTAEEKGLLGAEYLAKHPVVPGKVVGVVNFDMPVLLYDFTDVIAFGANHSTLGDAVARAGSALGIALSPDPLPQEGLFTRSDHYKFVREGIPSVFLMTGFGNGGDKQFTSFLSTHYHKVSDSPALPIDWAAGAKFAKINYLIAKEIADAPTAPAWKADSFFKPAGTAR; encoded by the coding sequence ATGCCGATCAGACGCCTCGCTCTTGCCATGACCAGCGCCGCCGCGCTCATGGCCGCCTTCACCCCGGCCAGCGCCGCCGAGCCCGAGTTCACCGCCGAACGGTTCCGCAGCCATGTCGATTTCCTGGCGAGCGACCTGCTCGAGGGGCGCGACACCGGCTCGCGCGGCTATGACATCGCCGCCTCCTATGTCGCCAATCAGTTTGCCGGGCTGGGGCTCGTCCCGGCGGGCGAAGGCACCGGCGCTGCCGGCTGGTATCAGAATGTGCCGTTCGTGACCGCGCTGCGCGCCGACGCCCCGACGCTCAGCATCGGCGGGGTCAGCTTCGATGCCGCCAAGCAGGCGGCGATCGGGCCGAGCACGCTGGCCGAGGCGCAGACGCTGACCGCCCAGGCGGTGTTTGTCGGCTTCGGCCTCGACGCGCCGGCGGCGGGCTTTGACGATTATCGCGGGCTCGACGTGCGCGGCAAATATGTCGTCGTCCTCGCCGGGTCACCCAAGGGCACGCCGAGCGAGATCGGCGCGCATCTGAACTCGATGAAGGCCCGCTTTGCCCAGGATCGCGGCGCGCGCGGCATCATCACCCTCCGCACGCTCGCCGACCAGAAGCGCTACGGCTTCGACGTGCTCGCCCACCGCGCGGGTGAGAAGTCGATCGGCTGGGCGCAGCCGGACGGCAAGGCCTTTGCCCTCGCGCCGGGGATCGAGATTGCCGCGACGCTCGACACCGCCCCGGCAGAGGCGCTGTTCGCCGGCGCGCGCCGGACGCTCGCCGATGTGCTGGCAGAGGCCGACAAGCAGGGCGGCCGCCCGCGCGGCTTCGCGCTCAAGCCCGAAGTATCGATCACGCGCCGGACCAGCCTGGGCAAGCTGTCGAGCACCAATGTCATCGGCATGATCCCCGGTTCGGATCCGGCGCTGGCGAATGAATATGTGCTGCTGACCGCGCATCTCGACCATGTCGGCACCGATCCGGCGCGCAAGGGCGACCAGATCTTCAACGGCGCGATGGACAATGCGACCGGCGTCGCCACGCTGATCGAGGTGGCGCGCGCTTTTGTGACCAGCGGGGTCAAGCCGCGCCGGCCGATCCTGCTCGCCGCGCTGACCGCCGAGGAAAAGGGCCTGCTGGGCGCCGAATATCTCGCCAAGCACCCGGTCGTCCCCGGCAAGGTGGTGGGCGTCGTCAACTTCGACATGCCGGTGCTGCTCTATGACTTCACCGACGTCATCGCCTTTGGCGCCAATCATTCGACGCTGGGTGATGCGGTCGCGCGGGCCGGCAGCGCGCTCGGCATCGCGCTCAGCCCCGATCCGCTGCCGCAGGAAGGGCTGTTCACCCGCTCGGATCATTACAAGTTCGTGCGCGAGGGCATTCCCTCGGTGTTCCTGATGACCGGCTTCGGCAATGGCGGCGACAAGCAGTTCACCAGCTTCCTGTCGACCCATTACCACAAGGTCAGCGACAGCCCGGCACTGCCGATCGACTGGGCGGCAGGGGCGAAGTTTGCAAAGATCAACTATCTGATCGCCAAGGAAATCGCCGATGCGCCCACAGCACCGGCCTGGAAGGCGGACAGCTTCTTCAAGCCCGCCGGGACCGCCCGTTAA